The following DNA comes from Pyxidicoccus trucidator.
ACAGGATGATGCCGTTGCCCTTCGCCTCGGTGAGGGCGGGCACGCTGCCCAGGGCCTTCAGCGCCTTGCCGTCGAAGGCGTAGAGGCGCGCCTGCTTGTCGTAGTCCGTCTCCCCGGTGTGCACGGCGAGCTCCTTGCGCTTGTCGCCGCTGTCGAGGTCGACCACCGTGACTCCGATGGGCTCGTTGCCACTCGTGTCGCCGCGGACGGTGGCACCGCCGGCCTTGAGCACGAACTGGTCCTTCTTCTCGTCCCACTCCAGGGAGATGGCCTCCGGCTTGCCGTCACCATTCAGGTCCGCCGAGGCGGACTTCGCCGGCTCCTGCGCGTCCTGCGCGCGAGCGAGCGGCGCGGTGAGCAGGGTGAGCGTCATCGCGGTCAGGACGGGGGCCTTTGTCGTCATGGAGAGTCCTCGGGTTGCGCCGGACTCGCGAGCGGAAGGGCACGCGGCGGCCCGGGCGGTGTGTGCTCATCGCACCTGAGCCACGCGGTGCGCAACCTCAGGCGCGTCTCATCCCTCGCGTCGGCCGAAGCGCCCCCGGAAGTGCTTGTCGAGGAACGCCTCGGCGCGCTCGCGGGCGGCCTGGGTCTTGGGGGGCAGGGGCCCACCGTGCTCCGGCTGATCCGCGCGGCGGGCGCGCTGCATCACCGAGCGGGGCTCCTCGGCGGAGACAGGTGGCAGCTCCGCTCCCACGGCGGCCACCAGCGCCTGGGCCTCGTCCACCACGGAGAGCGCCTCGTCGAGGGAGACCTCCTTCTCCGCGAGCGCCCCGTAGAGCTGGCAGTGGTAGCGACGGCAGCTCGCCGGGCGGTCTGAGTAGACGGTGCAGGTGCGCCCATCCAGGGCCACGCAGTGCTGCGCGAGGGCCGGCGAGCCATCCGCGCGCGAGGTCAGCGGGAGCCCGCGCTGCTGGAGCGACGTGACTTCGGCTGGCTGGAGCGAGACATGGGTGAAGAGGGTGCCGTCACAGCACATGCCGCAGCGCAGACAGAGGGTGGAGAGGGGCAAGCAGGGCCTCGGTTGCCGGTGCGCCACGAGACGACGCCGTGCGCGGAGAAGCGAAGGAGGAAACTCCCTACCAACGCCTGTGAGAAGAGGTCCCATCAATTCGACCGGGCATGAAGGGGCCCGACTGCCCGGCCCCGCTCGGGGAGTCTCTCAATAGCGGGCCAGCCTTGCCCCGTATCCGAGCGCGGCGGCTCGCCCCCCGTCGGCCCCGTCTCCTGGAAGGAACGCTCGTTCCACTGTCGGCTCGCCGCCGTGACGCCGTCAGGTGCTTGCTCGCGCGCGCTGTACCAGAATGCGCCCCCATGCGCGTCGTCTCCCATGTCCTGCTGCTCGCCCTGCTGCCGCTGCTCGCCTGTGAGAAGTCTCCGGGCGGCATCCACGTGGTGGTGGGCGGCCCACTGACGCCCGGCGTGGACTTCGACCGGCTCTCCGTCGTGGCCTCCCTCCCGGATGGCGCGCCCCTCGCCCTGGCCACCCTGGAGGGCAATGCGCTCAGGCTCCCCGCCACCTTCAACTTCGAGTCCGGCCCCGCCACCCCTGAAGGCACTCGCGTGTCCGTGCGCGCCACCGCCGAGCGCGCCGGCATCGTGCGCTCCACCGCCGTGGGCGAGGCCACGCTCACCATCGGCACCGGCACCACGCTGCAGCTCACCCTGCCCCCCATCCCCGCCCCACCGGACGCGGGCGCTCCCGTGGAAGCGTGCGACAACGGCGTGGACGACGACGGCGACGACCTGCGTGACTGCGCGGATCCGGACTGTGACGGCGTGAGCTGCCAGCCCGGAGGGCTCACCTGCACCAGCGGCGCCTGCGGCTGCTCCGGTGGCACCACGGGCGCAATCACGGAGCTGCCCGGCGTCACGCACCGCACGGCGCCCCAGGTGCTCTTCCCCTCGGTGGGCCCCTTCGCGGGCTCCCTGCTCGTCATCGGAGGCCGCGACGGCACGGGCCGTCCCGTCGGCACGGTGGACGTCATCTCCCCCAGCGCGGGCCTCACCGCACGGGGCGCGCTGCTGGTGCCGCGCGCGGAGGCCGCGGCGCTGGCGCTGACGGACGGAGGCGTGGTGGTGCTCGGCGGCGTGCGCGAGGACGGCCAGCCCGAGGGGAGCTTCGAGCGGCTGGAGCCCGACGGCGGCACCACCCGCGTGTACTTCTCCCCGGTGCTCACCGCGAGCGGCGTGCTGGCCGGAAGGCTCGGCCCGGATGCGGTGCTCGCCGGAGGCCAGCTCGCCCAGCGGCCTTTTCCTCCCACCAGCGACGCGGTGGTGCGCGTGAAGCTGGAGAGCCCCGGCGCGGGCGACCAGACGGTGCTTGGCCGCCTCTCGCTGTCCTGTCCCGCGGGAGGCGCGGCGCTCGGAGACGCCTTCGTGCTCGCGGGCGGCTGCGCGGGCCAGGGTGCCTCCGCGCGCACGGATGTGGTGGAGCCCTCGGGGCTGCTCGGCGTGGGGCCCTCGCTCCCCGTGGCGCTGGAGTCCCCCGCCGTCGTCGACCTGTCCTCCAGCCGCGCGCTGGTGGTCGGCGGCCGCGAGGCGCTGCCGGGCGGAGGACTCGTCCCGTCCTCGCGCGCCTTCCTCCTGGAGCGCGCCGGCAGCGTGGTGCGGGTGCGCGAGCTCGCGCCCATGGACGTGCCCCGCGCCTCGCCGCGCGCGGTGCGGGCCGGCAATGGCTGGCTCTACATCGAGGACCGCGCCGGCGCCGCGCCCGCGTGGTTCGACCCCGCCGCCGAGCGCTTCACGCCCGCCACGCCTCCGCCCGAGCCCCGTACGGGACACTCCCTCGTGGGCGGATCCGACGCGCGCGTATACGCGGTGGGTGGTGCGGGACCCGATGGGGGATTGTCCGACACCGTGCTGATGGGGCAGGTGAGATGTCCATGAGCCCAAACAGTGGTATCGAGAGCGCCGGCTGAGAGACACTCGAAGCGTCGTCCGACAACGGCTGTCCTGGAGAGCAAGTTCTCCCCGACTCATGCGTGGCCACGGTGTGAGCAATCGCGCGCACACGGGGTCTCGTACTTTCAGTGGGACTGACTCTTTTCACATAAAGCTGTATTGTCGACGTCCTTCAACAACGGAGCTGTCATGCAGGCGGACACGCTGGACGGGATGAGCGGCCGGGAGTCGAATCTTGGCTACCGGATGGGGACGGAGCTGACGGCGGTGGCGTCGTTCGGAAACCGTCACGCCCCGGGCCGACTCGTGCGGCTCTCGTTGGAGCACCTGACGCTGCACCTGGACGGGCAGACGACGCTGGAGCCGGGGCAGGCCGCGTCCGTGGTGCTGGGCCATGGTGAGCGCTGGGCCACCGCGCTGGACGCGGAGGTGATGGACGTGCGCGGCGCGCCGGAGGTGAGCCTGCGCTTCGTGGCGCCGCCGCTGGACGCGGGCCGCCGCATCGTCTCCGTGCTGGAGGCGCTGCGCGACAACGGCCTGCTGCTGCCGCCCGAGACGCGGCCGGTGTGGCGGGAGAACATCGACCACGCGGACCGCGTGGCGCGCATCTGCGCGGCGCTGGCGGCGCGGCGGGCGCGTGGCGTGGCGCGGCTTCCGGACGGCAGCAAGGTGGAGGTGACGGCGGACTTCTTCGACGCGCTCGAGGGGCAGATGGGCTGGCGCTTCGACGGCGTGCCGCCCCCGGCGCCCTTCGTCCTGGAGATGTACGGCTACAGCAGCGTGGTGCACCTGGACGTGCGCGAGGCGCGCAACGTGTCCGGCGTGGTGGTGATGCCGGCGCCGAAGGAGCTGGTGCGCTACCGCCACCGCTGGCTGCGCCGCGCGCCGCCGAGCAGCCCGTGCACGCTGTCCTTCGACCACCCGCTGTGGCCGCAGGTGCACGTGAAGCGGCCGGTGCTGGACCTGTCGTATGAGGGCCTGGCCTTCATGACGGAGCCGGGCGAGGACCTGCTGTACCCGGGCCTGCGGCAGCCGGTGCTGGAGGTGGCCATGGACGGCCTGGCCCCGGTGCGGCTACGCGCGGAGGTGCGCAACATCTCCAGCACGGCGACGGGCCGGCGGTGCGGCATGTCGGTGCGGCCGCTGGACGCGCAGGGCGCGAAGGCGTGGCGCGCGCTGGTGGAGGCGCAGATGCACCCCACCACCAAGGTGGAGGGCGAGTGGGGCGACGCCACGTGGAAGCTCTTCGAGCGCTCGGGCTACTTCCGGCTGCCGGGCAAGTCGCCGGAGGACTTCGAGGACGTGCGCCCGACGTACGACGCGACTCAGGCGCGGCTGGAGGGCCGGACGAGCCTGGGCTACCGGGTGGTGCGTCCGGCGGGTGAGATGCTGGAGGCCTCGCTGTCGGTGGCGAAGCCGTACGAGGGCAGCTGGATGACGCACCAGCTCGCGCGCCAGCAGGTGCCGGGCTCGCGCCTCACCGCGAGGGATGCGCTGCGCGACATCTACCTGCGCGGCTACGAGCCCACGCAGGTGGACCCGGACGTGAAGTGGTTCTTCGCCTTCTGCGAGGCGAACGTGCGCTGGGTGCGCTTCACCAAGTTCGACTTCGCGACCTGGTACGAGCACACGGGGCAGACGTGCCTCGTCCCCTTCCGCCTCATGGAGGCCGAGGTGGAGCGGCCGTGGGAGGTGCCGGTGGGCATCGACGTGGGCACGCCCACGGCGGAAGAGCGCGAGCGCTTCTTCGCGCAGGTGTCCAGCACGCGCCCGGTGGCGTACCGCGAGGCGCTGGACCTGGTGCCCGAGCGCTTCGACCTGCTCGCCGCGAAGGCGCAGTGGGGCGAGGCGGGCCTGGGCCGCGAGCGCACGCTGCTGGTGGCGCGGCACGGCGGCCAGCCGGTGGCCTTCGCGGTGGTGGAGTCCGCGCAGCAGGGGCTGAACCTCTTCAACGTGCTGGACGGTGTGCGGCTGGTGTCGCTGGTGGACGACTCGCTGCCCGAGGCGCAGGACGCGCTGGTGGCGCTGCTGTCGCACGCGGCGGACTGGTACCGCGCGCGGGGCCGCAAGGTGTTCGTCCACTACGTCGAGTCGGACAACGTGATGTACGTGGAGCGCGCCGCCCTGGCGGACCTGGGCGAGGGCAAGCTGTGGGTCATCTCCGCCAGCCTGCTGCCCGAGTTCCTCGAGCACCTGCACGAGTCCACCACGCCCCGCGGGGCGTAGTGGCGGGCCTCACGCTCCGGAGCCGCTGACCCGCGCGGCGGCTTCCGCGCGGGCAGTTCCGGACGAAGGCGTCAGACGCCCTCGTCTTCGTCGGGGTCCGGGTAGGACTCCAGCTCCTCGTCCTCCTCGACGTGGGCGTGGGCGTGGCTCTTCTTGCCCTTGCCCTCGCCGCGGCCACCCGTGGGGGCCGCGGCCAGGTCCGAGTCCGCGGCCACCACGTACCACTGGCGGCCCTGCTGGATTCGGCGCAGCAGCCCTTCCTGCTCCAGCGCGGCCAGCAGCCGGGCGAAGGTGGAGAAGCCGTGCTCGCGCTCGTCGAAGTCCGGCTCCTTGCGGACGATGGCTTCCTTGATGAGCGACGGATTCACCGCGCCCGTCGCACGGGCGAGCATGCTCTGCACCACCTCGCGGGCGATGTCCGGCACCTCCGTCCGCGCCTGCTGGCCCTTGGCGCTGGGCGCCGCCGCGGCCTCGGCCTTGCCGCCGCGGTCGCGTCCATGGCGGCCACGCTTGCCGTGCCCGGCCTCCTCGGCGACCACGCTCTGCCGGCCCTTGTCACCCTTGTCCTTGTCCGAGCGCGACGCGCGCGGGCGCAGGTAGATGAACTCGTCACACGCCTTCACGAAGAGGGGGGACGTGGACTCCTTCACCGCGAGGCCAATCACGGTGCGGCCATTCTCGCGCAGCTTGTAGGCCAGCGGACAGAAGTCGCTGTCGCCCGAGCCGATGACGAAGGTGTCGATGCTCTCTCTCGCGTAGCACAGCTCCAGCGCGTCGATGACCAGGCGCATGTCCGCGCCGTTCTTCCCCGCGCGCGTGGAGGGCGGCACGTCCAGCAGCTCCACGCCGAACTCGTGCAGGCGAATCTTGGCCTCGGCGAAGCGGGACCAGTCGCAGTACGCGCGGCGGTAGACGACCTTGCCCTTCTCCAGCAGGCGGTCGAGCGACGGCTGCAGGTCGAAGCTCGCGGAGCTGATTCCGGTGTTGGTGACCAGGTTCTCGAAGTCGATGAACAAGGCGATGCGGTGCTCTTCGGTGCGACCGTTCACGTGCGGCCTCTGCGTGTTGCCGCCCCAGCAGAGGCGGTGGATGGGTCCGGGCACGCTCGCGGTGGAGCCGGGCCGGACAGCCCACCCTAGCCCTTTCCCGGCGGTATGGGGCGGTTGCCTTCGTGGGGTGAACACTCGCGAGCTGTGTCCGCACTGTCGGCATGCACTCAAGCGGCGGGAGGCGCGCTTCCGGCACGCGGCGCGAGCGAAGGCCCGTCGCGCGGGGTGGTGGCCGGGCCTTGGTACGTCCGACTCCGGGACGCCGGGTCCGGCCGCGACACCCAGTCCTAGCTTCAGGGGAACGGGTCGAAGGACCCCCAAGCCCGGAGCAGGACCCATGACACGGAAGATTCCCAGCACGTGGCGCGCCTTCGCGCTGGCGGCGCCCTCGCTGACGGCGCTGCTGTTACCCGTGGCCGCGCCCGCACGCGACCCCGAGCAGCCCACGGAGGAGCGCAAGCGAGAGGGCCGGGACGACCTGACGGTCGATGGCGGGCGCGCGGGCTCCTCCAACCCCTTCGTCGACACCACCACCGGCAGCACGGGGATTGGCATCCAGCTCAACGGCGCGGGCATGCCGGTGCGGCGGGTGACGCCGGACGAGGGCCGGATGCGCGAGCTGACCGGAGAGGTGGTGAAGCTCAACGGCCAGGTGCTCTACGTGCAGACCGAGCCAGGCGCGGTGGTGCCGCTGGACTTGAGCGCGCTCCAGCTGCGCAAGGCGCCGGAGAAGGGGCAGGTGGTGGTGGCCGTCTACCAGGTGGAGAACAAGACGGAGAACGTCGCGCTGTCGCTCGCGGGTGAGGTCTCCGAGCCGGGCTGAGCAGCGCCGGGGTGAGCGCGGGGGGGCTGCCCTCACTCCTCCGGGTGGAGCTGGACCAGCGAGGGCAGCTCCGGCGCCCGGGCGCGCAGGCGGGGCTTGGGACGGATGGCCACCGGGACGCGAGAGGCCGCGAGCAGCTCGAAGTCGAACACGTTGTCGCCGAAGGCCGCGTAGAGCGGGTCGGGCGTGCGGGAGCGCAGGCAGCTCACCTTGCCCGCCGCGTAGGGGATGGGCTCGAGGATGGAGGCCAGCACCGTGCCGTCCTCCACGCGCGGCGTGCACGCGAGCACGTTGGCGGGATTCAGCCCCACCTCCACCACCGCGGCCTCCACCACCGCGAGCGGTGACGCGCTGACCACGTAGCAGGGGATGCCCCGGCCGAGTGCCCACTCCACCACGCGGCACGTCTCCGGGTGCAGGCGCCGCTTCACCTCGCGCCGGGCCACCACGTCGCGGGCGAAGGCGCGCACGGCGTCCACGCGCCAGCCGGCGAAGAGCCACGCCACCATTTCATAGATTTCCTTCTCCGGAATGCGCCCCGCCTCGAAGGCGGCGAACAGCTGGTGCGCCAGCTCGCGAGCCTCCAGGCCCGGCGTCATGCCGTGGGCCGCGCCCAGCCGCTCCAGCGCCGCGTGGGCCTCCGGGCGGATGCCGCCGTGCTCCAGCAGGGCGAGGAAGAGGTCGTCTCCCACGTCTCCGCTCCACAGCGTGCCGTCTCCGTCGAACGCCAGCACTCCGCCGGGCGCCCGTGCGGCCTCCTGGCCGATGCGCTCCAGCGTCTCCTCCACGCGCTCCATCTTCATGGGCGCGCATCCTCCCCCGGGCCCGGGGGTGCCGTCACCTGCCGGGGCCCGCGCGCGCTCCGGAGCGTGAGCGGGGAGGCGAGCACCGGCCCTCGCCACCCCGGGCCGATGGGGACGGCTGCCTGCGCCCCCGCCGCCGGCCCGCCTCGGTCACTTCGTCGCCGCGCCGCGCACCTCGTTGAGGACGCTCAGGTCCACCAGGCCGTTGATGTCCGCATCGGTGGTGAAGCCCAGCTCCTTCGCGTGCTGCGCGGCGGTGGCCAGCGCGGAGGGCACCGGGTCCAGGCTGGGCTCCAGCCGCGAGAAGGACGCCTGGATGATGGGTCCGGGCATGGGCTTGTGGGTGAGCCGGCCGAAGGCGGCGTTGACCGAGGTGGTGAAGCTGGCGGGGTCATTCTTCCACCGCTCGGTGAGCTGCACGTGCACGCGCAGCAGCGCGGCCACGCGCGGGCGCTGCGTCTCCAGCACCTTGCGCGTCGTCACGATGACTGTCGTGGGGAAGCGGCGGTCGGGCCACAGCTCGCGCTCGTCCAAGAGGATGTGGCCGCCACCCTCGGCCACCATGCGCGCGCCCCACGGCTCGGGCACCCAGGCGCCCTCGATTCCGCCATTCAGGAACTGGCCGAGGATGTCCGGGTTGCTCAGCGGGATGATTTGCACGTCGCCGGTGCCCTGCAGGTTGGTGGCGAGCCCCTTCTGCTTCAGCCAGTAGCGCAGGGCGATGTCCTGCGTGTTGCCCAGCTGCGGGGTGGCCAGCTTCTTCCCCTTCAGCTCCTCGGCGGACTTCGCGGTGCGCACCACCAGCACCGCGCCGCCATTCACCGCGCCGGAGATGATGCGCAGCTCCCGCCCGGCCTTGAGGAACGTGTTGATGGCGGGACCGCTGCCCACATAGGACACGTCCAGCGAGCCGGCCACCAGCGCCTCCATGGCGGCGGGGCCGGCGTTGAACTGCTTCACCTCCAGGCGTCCCACGCCGGGCTGCGAGCCGAAGGCGCCCTCGGCGTTGCCCACCAGCGCCTGGGCATGGGTGATGTTGGGGAAGAAGCCCAGCCGCAGCGGGGCATCCGGACTGCCGGGCGCGGGCTCGCGCTTGCAGCCGGCACCGAGCACCGCCAATCCGGCGAGCACGAATAGAAACAGGGAGCGGGTTGCACGCATAGGCCGCCAAGAAAGGTACGGGCAGGCGGGATTTCAACGTACGCCGGGACGAAGCGTCGGCCGGCTTACGTCCAGTGCGTCACATCGTCCCGGTGAGCCCCCAGCGGCGCCGCAGCCGGCCCTCCACCGTCTGGAAGAGGACACGGTCCACGGTAATCCCGATGAGGATGATGGCCACCATGACGGCCATCACCTGGGACACGTCCATCAGCTCGCGGCCCACGGTGAGCAGCTGCCCCAGGCCGCCGGAGACGAAGAGCAGCTCCCCGGCCAGCAGCGCGCGCCAGGCGAAGCTCCACCCCAGCTTGAGGCCGGTGACGATGCCGGGCAGGGCCGCCGGCAGCATGACGCCGAACTGGAAGCGCAGGCCCGTCACGCCCAGGGTGCTGGCCACGCGCACCAGCTGCGGGTCCACGCCCTTGACGCTGTCCTCGGTGGCGATGGCGATGCCCAGCACGCTGCCCATGACGACGACGAAGAGGATGGCGGTGTCCGTCAGCCCGAACCACAGCAGCGCCAGCGGCAGCCAGCAGATGGAGGGCAGTGCCTGCAGGCCCATGACGAAGGGCTTCACTCCGTTGCGGAAGAAGGACAGGCGCGCCATCAGCAGCCCCAGCGGCACGCCGATGGCCACCGACATGAGGTATGCGCGGCCCAGCCGTCCCAGCGAGCGCAGCGTGGCCTCCGCCATGCGGCCGTCGCCGACCATGGCGAGCAGGCTCTTCCCCACCGTGAGCGGCCCCGGGAAGAGGTGGGGCGACCAGACGCCCAGCCTCGCCACCAGCTCCCAGCTTCCCAGCAGCAACACGAACATGCCCAGCTTCTGGATGTAGCCCTTCATGGCGCACCTCGGTTCACCGCGCGGGGCGGGGCATCCCTTGCGTGGGCAGGGCGGGACGCTCGGTGCCGCGTGAAGGCGTGCGCCGGGAGGAGGGCTCCACGCTTCCGGGCTCCTCCACGTCGCGCAGCAGGCCGCGCACGTGCCGGACCATCTCGTTGAGCGCGGCGTCCTCCGGCTTGCGCGGCATGGGCAGGTGGACCTCCAGGTCCCGCACCACGCGGCCCGGCCGGGGGGCCATGAGGACCACGCGCGTGCCGAGCATCAGCGCCTCGTGCACGTCGTGGGTGACGAACACCACCGTCTTGCCGGTGCGCAGCCAGATGGATTGAAGCAGCTCCTGCATGTGGATGCGCGTCTGCGCGTCCAGCGAGCCGAAGGGCTCGTCCATCAGGAGCACGGCCGGGTCCATGGACAGCGCGCGGGCCAGCGAGGCGCGCATCTTCATGCCGCCGGAGAGCTGGTGGGGCAGGGTGTCCTCGAAGCCGGTGAGCTGCACGCGGCGGATGTACTGGTCCGCGCGCTCGCGACGCTGCGAGCGGGGCACGCCCTTGGCGGCCAGGGCGAAGGTGATGTTTCCGCGCACGGTGAGCCACGGGAACAGGGCCGCCTCCTGGAACATCAGCAGCCGGTCCGGCCCGGGGCCGTGGATGTGCTTCCCATCGATGGACACGGTGCCACCGGTGGGCTCCACCTGCCCCGCCAGCGCGTAGAGGAGCGTGGACTTGCCGCACCCGGACGGGCCCAGCAGGCAGACGAACTCGCCCGAGCGCACGTTGAGGTCCACGTCCTGGAGCGCGACCACCTTGTTGGAGTACTGGTGGCCCAGCTGGGCGACGGAAATCTTCGCCCGGTCCGCCGCCACGTGGGCCGGCCGGAGCAGGCGCAGCGAACTTCGCCATCGGCCGAGTAACGCGCGGAGCATCGGCCACAAGCTACGCACGTAGGTGCAGGTGGGAAGTGGGGATGTAACAGTCCTGCCCTCGGGGGCTCCCCCGCCTGCCTGCTGCCTCCCCTGTGTCGGAGGCCCATGTCTTGGATTCGTCCTTTGGACACCTGTGCCCGGGTCCAGCCCCCCTGCGGCGACAAGGTAGGGACGCGGGCGCGGGCTGCTCTCGTCCGCCCGCCCGGCCGTCCCAGCCTTTGGGGCAGGGGGAGCGGCGGTGGGGGCCCGCCCGTCAGCGGGTGGCGCCGCGCTCCGCGCGCCGGTGGGCCCGCGTCCTCACCGCGAGCCAGCCGGCGAAGACGAGCAGCAGCACGCCCACGCTGGTGAAGGCGCCGCCCACGCGCAGCGACGCGTGCCGGTCATCCCGCACCACTTCC
Coding sequences within:
- a CDS encoding YkgJ family cysteine cluster protein gives rise to the protein MPLSTLCLRCGMCCDGTLFTHVSLQPAEVTSLQQRGLPLTSRADGSPALAQHCVALDGRTCTVYSDRPASCRRYHCQLYGALAEKEVSLDEALSVVDEAQALVAAVGAELPPVSAEEPRSVMQRARRADQPEHGGPLPPKTQAARERAEAFLDKHFRGRFGRREG
- a CDS encoding PilZ domain-containing protein; amino-acid sequence: MSTSFNNGAVMQADTLDGMSGRESNLGYRMGTELTAVASFGNRHAPGRLVRLSLEHLTLHLDGQTTLEPGQAASVVLGHGERWATALDAEVMDVRGAPEVSLRFVAPPLDAGRRIVSVLEALRDNGLLLPPETRPVWRENIDHADRVARICAALAARRARGVARLPDGSKVEVTADFFDALEGQMGWRFDGVPPPAPFVLEMYGYSSVVHLDVREARNVSGVVVMPAPKELVRYRHRWLRRAPPSSPCTLSFDHPLWPQVHVKRPVLDLSYEGLAFMTEPGEDLLYPGLRQPVLEVAMDGLAPVRLRAEVRNISSTATGRRCGMSVRPLDAQGAKAWRALVEAQMHPTTKVEGEWGDATWKLFERSGYFRLPGKSPEDFEDVRPTYDATQARLEGRTSLGYRVVRPAGEMLEASLSVAKPYEGSWMTHQLARQQVPGSRLTARDALRDIYLRGYEPTQVDPDVKWFFAFCEANVRWVRFTKFDFATWYEHTGQTCLVPFRLMEAEVERPWEVPVGIDVGTPTAEERERFFAQVSSTRPVAYREALDLVPERFDLLAAKAQWGEAGLGRERTLLVARHGGQPVAFAVVESAQQGLNLFNVLDGVRLVSLVDDSLPEAQDALVALLSHAADWYRARGRKVFVHYVESDNVMYVERAALADLGEGKLWVISASLLPEFLEHLHESTTPRGA
- a CDS encoding NYN domain-containing protein is translated as MNGRTEEHRIALFIDFENLVTNTGISSASFDLQPSLDRLLEKGKVVYRRAYCDWSRFAEAKIRLHEFGVELLDVPPSTRAGKNGADMRLVIDALELCYARESIDTFVIGSGDSDFCPLAYKLRENGRTVIGLAVKESTSPLFVKACDEFIYLRPRASRSDKDKGDKGRQSVVAEEAGHGKRGRHGRDRGGKAEAAAAPSAKGQQARTEVPDIAREVVQSMLARATGAVNPSLIKEAIVRKEPDFDEREHGFSTFARLLAALEQEGLLRRIQQGRQWYVVAADSDLAAAPTGGRGEGKGKKSHAHAHVEEDEELESYPDPDEDEGV
- a CDS encoding HAD family hydrolase, producing the protein MKMERVEETLERIGQEAARAPGGVLAFDGDGTLWSGDVGDDLFLALLEHGGIRPEAHAALERLGAAHGMTPGLEARELAHQLFAAFEAGRIPEKEIYEMVAWLFAGWRVDAVRAFARDVVARREVKRRLHPETCRVVEWALGRGIPCYVVSASPLAVVEAAVVEVGLNPANVLACTPRVEDGTVLASILEPIPYAAGKVSCLRSRTPDPLYAAFGDNVFDFELLAASRVPVAIRPKPRLRARAPELPSLVQLHPEE
- a CDS encoding ABC transporter substrate-binding protein gives rise to the protein MRATRSLFLFVLAGLAVLGAGCKREPAPGSPDAPLRLGFFPNITHAQALVGNAEGAFGSQPGVGRLEVKQFNAGPAAMEALVAGSLDVSYVGSGPAINTFLKAGRELRIISGAVNGGAVLVVRTAKSAEELKGKKLATPQLGNTQDIALRYWLKQKGLATNLQGTGDVQIIPLSNPDILGQFLNGGIEGAWVPEPWGARMVAEGGGHILLDERELWPDRRFPTTVIVTTRKVLETQRPRVAALLRVHVQLTERWKNDPASFTTSVNAAFGRLTHKPMPGPIIQASFSRLEPSLDPVPSALATAAQHAKELGFTTDADINGLVDLSVLNEVRGAATK
- a CDS encoding ABC transporter permease gives rise to the protein MKGYIQKLGMFVLLLGSWELVARLGVWSPHLFPGPLTVGKSLLAMVGDGRMAEATLRSLGRLGRAYLMSVAIGVPLGLLMARLSFFRNGVKPFVMGLQALPSICWLPLALLWFGLTDTAILFVVVMGSVLGIAIATEDSVKGVDPQLVRVASTLGVTGLRFQFGVMLPAALPGIVTGLKLGWSFAWRALLAGELLFVSGGLGQLLTVGRELMDVSQVMAVMVAIILIGITVDRVLFQTVEGRLRRRWGLTGTM
- a CDS encoding ABC transporter ATP-binding protein, giving the protein MLRALLGRWRSSLRLLRPAHVAADRAKISVAQLGHQYSNKVVALQDVDLNVRSGEFVCLLGPSGCGKSTLLYALAGQVEPTGGTVSIDGKHIHGPGPDRLLMFQEAALFPWLTVRGNITFALAAKGVPRSQRRERADQYIRRVQLTGFEDTLPHQLSGGMKMRASLARALSMDPAVLLMDEPFGSLDAQTRIHMQELLQSIWLRTGKTVVFVTHDVHEALMLGTRVVLMAPRPGRVVRDLEVHLPMPRKPEDAALNEMVRHVRGLLRDVEEPGSVEPSSRRTPSRGTERPALPTQGMPRPAR